Proteins from a genomic interval of Clostridium cochlearium:
- a CDS encoding PRC-barrel domain-containing protein: MEVYNEKGKRIGFIKDIIIKLEKEEVLGFVIISYNLFKGYSHILKEDIISFGEKIIVKKESKGEEVHFNDIKSKHVIDEEGNILGFIEDVFFSEDFKINGVIISTGYISNFLHGKKIALPEDLIISEHNIIYKNRKDKIKFTNLPSNIIKKENVDE; this comes from the coding sequence ATGGAAGTATACAATGAAAAAGGTAAAAGAATAGGTTTCATAAAGGATATAATTATTAAACTAGAAAAAGAAGAAGTACTTGGTTTTGTAATTATATCCTATAATTTATTTAAAGGATATTCTCATATATTAAAAGAAGATATAATATCTTTTGGAGAAAAAATCATAGTAAAAAAAGAAAGTAAGGGAGAAGAAGTACATTTTAATGATATTAAATCAAAACATGTTATAGATGAAGAGGGAAATATTTTAGGTTTTATAGAGGATGTGTTTTTTTCAGAAGACTTTAAAATTAATGGTGTGATAATTTCAACAGGGTATATTTCAAATTTTTTGCATGGTAAAAAAATTGCATTACCTGAGGATTTAATAATATCAGAGCACAATATTATTTATAAAAACAGAAAAGATAAAATTAAATTTACAAATTTGCCTAGCAATATAATAAAAAAGGAAAATGTAGATGAATAA
- a CDS encoding AI-2E family transporter, producing MNKIYKKIILYTLIGVIIGIIFNNSIFKSILKLIIISFIISYILKPLKNSLVERGIKNSVASFITIFSLMIVATIFVVFLIPFLFRESNNIIIALDRIQRFLDGIYEKVKPLKNNKMGIEILHHIYNKVDTIINKTFMNIFDKTVSLGENIMDIFIIPIISYYFLVDWEKISDSIIIIFPIKIRNIMQKIMKDIDKILTRYIVVQIILSSLIGVVTFILLIILKIDFPILLSIVNAFFNIIPYFGPLLGSIPAILVALSISTKKALWTALFLYLMQQIEGNIISPKFIGDNIDMHPLIIIILLIVGGELWGVLGMILAVPVGVIVKVICEDLNYYIF from the coding sequence ATGAATAAAATTTATAAGAAAATAATATTGTATACTCTAATAGGTGTGATAATAGGTATTATATTTAATAATAGTATTTTTAAAAGTATATTAAAATTAATTATTATATCTTTTATAATTTCATATATATTAAAACCATTAAAGAATTCTCTAGTGGAAAGAGGTATAAAAAATAGTGTGGCATCCTTTATAACCATATTTTCTCTCATGATTGTGGCAACAATTTTTGTAGTGTTTTTAATACCTTTTCTATTTAGAGAAAGTAATAATATAATAATTGCTCTAGATAGAATACAAAGGTTTTTAGACGGAATTTATGAGAAGGTAAAACCGTTAAAAAATAATAAAATGGGCATAGAAATTTTACATCATATATACAATAAAGTGGATACAATAATTAATAAAACTTTTATGAATATATTTGATAAAACTGTTAGCTTAGGAGAAAATATTATGGATATTTTTATAATACCAATAATATCCTATTACTTCTTAGTGGATTGGGAAAAAATAAGTGATAGTATTATAATTATATTTCCTATAAAAATAAGAAATATAATGCAAAAAATAATGAAAGATATAGATAAAATTTTAACTAGGTACATAGTAGTACAAATTATACTCAGCTCTCTCATAGGTGTGGTTACATTTATACTTTTAATAATACTAAAAATTGATTTTCCAATTTTACTGTCTATAGTAAATGCTTTTTTTAATATTATACCCTATTTTGGACCGTTACTTGGTTCTATTCCAGCAATACTTGTGGCTCTTTCTATATCCACTAAAAAAGCTTTATGGACAGCATTGTTTTTATACTTAATGCAGCAAATAGAAGGAAATATTATTTCTCCTAAGTTTATTGGAGATAATATAGATATGCATCCATTAATAATCATTATTTTACTCATAGTCGGTGGAGAATTATGGGGCGTTTTAGGTATGATATTAGCTGTACCTGTAGGAGTTATTGTAAAAGTCATATGTGAGGATTTAAATTATTATATATTCTAA
- the alaS gene encoding alanine--tRNA ligase, which yields MEKMGLNEIREAYLNFFEGKEHLRMESFSLVPKNDKSLLLINAGMAPLKPYFTGIKTPPKTRITTCQKCIRTGDVENVGKTSRHGTFFEMLGNFSFGDYFKREVIPWAWEFITKVLNIPKDKLYVTIYLDDDEAYDIWTKSTDIDPSRIFRLGKEDNFWEIGQGPCGPCSEIHYQKQGEKINSVEEFIKKSDNDEVIEFWNLVFTQFDKDENGNYNRLSHPNIDTGMGLERMATIMQDVNSIFEVDTIKAVLDKISEIANVKYGENKEKDISLRVITDHVRSVTFMISDGILPSNEGRGYVLRRLLRRASRHGKLLGIKENFLYKVCDVVIENSHKAYRELKDKEDYIKKIIKLEEERFAETIDGGIQILNEYIEELKNKGEKVLPGDKAFKLYDTYGFPIELTKEILEEKNIGIDEEGFAKEMEAQKQRARAAREETNYMGTEDTIINKLPKELETEFLGYDTLSVEAKVIAIIKGEELVEKLEKGDKGIIVVDKTPFYAEKGGQIGDIGSLSGEGVKAKIQDCRNNVSGKILHFVEVMEGNIKLQDKVNLTVDNLRRDAIKKNHSATHLLHEALREVVGSHIEQAGSYVDECRLRFDFNHFSPVSKEELKHVEKLVNKKIMEVMPVNTEVMDIEQAKESGAVALFDEKYDENVRVVSLGDFSKELCGGTHVSNSGEIGLFKIISEAGVAAGVRRIEAVTGFNALKYIEEKENVLDDVCEVLKCSNKDIINRVTSQIEDVKNKEKEINKLKSELASSSQDDILKNIKEVKGIKLVSGVLKDIDGGALRDLADKLRDKIQEGLVVLASVTEGKVQFVAMATKDAVSKGAHCGKIIKEVASIAGGGGGGRPDMAQAGGKKPEKAEDAIAKVEDILSSLVK from the coding sequence ATGGAAAAAATGGGGTTAAATGAAATAAGAGAAGCTTATTTAAATTTTTTTGAAGGAAAAGAACATTTAAGAATGGAAAGTTTTTCACTTGTACCTAAAAATGATAAAAGTTTGCTTTTAATAAATGCAGGTATGGCACCTTTAAAACCATACTTTACAGGAATCAAAACACCACCTAAAACTAGGATAACCACATGTCAAAAGTGTATAAGAACAGGTGATGTAGAAAATGTAGGTAAAACATCTAGACATGGTACATTTTTTGAAATGTTAGGTAATTTTTCTTTTGGAGATTATTTCAAACGTGAAGTTATTCCATGGGCATGGGAATTTATCACAAAAGTTTTAAACATACCAAAGGATAAATTGTATGTAACAATATATTTAGATGATGATGAGGCTTATGATATTTGGACTAAATCTACAGATATAGATCCTTCAAGAATATTTAGATTAGGAAAAGAAGATAATTTTTGGGAAATAGGTCAAGGACCTTGTGGACCATGTTCAGAAATTCATTATCAAAAACAAGGAGAAAAAATAAATTCAGTAGAAGAATTTATCAAAAAAAGTGATAATGATGAAGTAATAGAATTTTGGAATTTAGTATTTACTCAATTTGACAAAGATGAAAATGGAAATTATAATAGACTTTCACATCCTAATATAGATACTGGTATGGGATTAGAAAGAATGGCTACCATAATGCAAGATGTTAATAGTATTTTTGAAGTAGATACTATTAAAGCAGTTTTAGATAAAATAAGTGAAATAGCTAATGTGAAATATGGTGAAAACAAAGAAAAAGATATATCGCTAAGAGTAATAACAGACCACGTTAGAAGTGTTACTTTTATGATAAGTGATGGCATATTACCTTCAAATGAAGGAAGAGGGTATGTATTAAGAAGACTTTTAAGAAGAGCTTCAAGACATGGTAAACTTTTAGGTATAAAAGAGAACTTCCTATATAAAGTTTGTGATGTAGTAATAGAAAACTCTCATAAAGCTTATAGGGAATTAAAAGATAAAGAAGATTATATAAAGAAGATAATAAAACTAGAAGAAGAGAGATTTGCAGAAACTATAGATGGTGGAATTCAAATTTTAAATGAATATATAGAAGAACTAAAAAACAAAGGAGAAAAAGTTTTACCAGGAGATAAGGCCTTTAAATTATATGATACATATGGATTTCCAATAGAATTGACAAAAGAAATTTTAGAGGAAAAAAATATAGGGATAGATGAAGAAGGTTTTGCAAAAGAAATGGAAGCTCAAAAGCAAAGAGCAAGAGCTGCTAGAGAAGAAACTAATTATATGGGAACAGAGGACACTATAATAAATAAACTCCCAAAAGAACTTGAAACTGAATTCTTAGGATATGATACTTTATCTGTAGAAGCTAAGGTAATTGCTATTATAAAAGGAGAAGAGTTAGTAGAAAAACTAGAAAAGGGAGACAAGGGAATAATAGTTGTGGATAAAACTCCTTTTTATGCTGAAAAGGGAGGACAAATAGGAGATATAGGATCATTATCTGGAGAAGGTGTAAAAGCAAAAATACAGGATTGTAGAAATAATGTATCTGGAAAAATACTTCACTTTGTAGAAGTTATGGAAGGAAATATAAAACTACAAGATAAGGTTAATTTAACTGTAGATAATTTAAGAAGAGATGCTATTAAGAAAAATCACTCTGCTACTCATTTACTACATGAAGCTTTAAGAGAAGTAGTAGGATCACACATAGAACAAGCAGGATCCTATGTAGATGAGTGTAGATTAAGATTTGACTTTAATCATTTTTCACCGGTTTCAAAAGAAGAATTAAAACATGTAGAAAAATTAGTTAATAAAAAAATAATGGAAGTAATGCCAGTTAATACAGAAGTTATGGATATAGAACAGGCAAAGGAAAGTGGAGCTGTAGCATTATTTGATGAAAAATATGATGAAAATGTTAGAGTAGTATCTTTAGGAGACTTTAGTAAAGAACTTTGTGGAGGTACTCATGTAAGTAATTCTGGTGAAATTGGTTTATTTAAGATAATTTCCGAAGCAGGTGTAGCGGCTGGAGTTAGAAGAATAGAGGCTGTTACAGGATTTAATGCATTAAAATATATTGAAGAAAAAGAAAATGTATTAGATGATGTATGTGAAGTTTTAAAATGTTCAAATAAGGATATAATAAATAGAGTAACCAGCCAAATAGAAGATGTAAAAAATAAAGAAAAAGAAATAAATAAATTAAAGTCTGAATTAGCAAGTAGTTCTCAAGATGATATATTAAAAAATATAAAAGAAGTCAAAGGAATAAAACTTGTATCAGGAGTATTAAAAGATATAGATGGAGGAGCACTAAGAGACCTAGCAGATAAACTTCGTGACAAAATACAAGAAGGATTAGTAGTATTAGCTAGTGTTACAGAGGGAAAAGTACAATTTGTAGCTATGGCAACTAAAGATGCTGTATCAAAAGGTGCACATTGTGGAAAAATAATAAAAGAAGTGGCATCTATCGCTGGTGGAGGCGGAGGTGGAAGACCTGATATGGCTCAAGCTGGTGGAAAGAAGCCAGAAAAAGCAGAAGACGCTATAGCTAAAGTGGAGGATATATTGAGTAGTTTAGTAAAATAG
- a CDS encoding IreB family regulatory phosphoprotein codes for MRNENTIQFDLGKSKSELTREILTQVYDALKEKGYNPVNQMVGYLISGDPTYITNYNGARALVRKLERDEILEEVIKNYLRIK; via the coding sequence GTGAGGAATGAAAATACTATACAATTTGATTTAGGAAAGAGTAAAAGTGAACTAACAAGAGAAATACTCACTCAAGTGTATGACGCATTAAAAGAAAAAGGATATAATCCAGTGAATCAAATGGTGGGATATTTAATATCAGGGGATCCTACTTATATAACAAATTATAATGGCGCAAGAGCATTAGTTAGAAAATTAGAAAGAGATGAGATATTAGAAGAAGTAATAAAAAACTACTTAAGGATTAAATAA
- the ruvX gene encoding Holliday junction resolvase RuvX — translation MRILGLDVGDRTIGVAVSDPLGWTAQGIKTIKRSNLKNDIKEIGNICNEYKVEKIVSGLPKNMNGTLGPQSEKVMEFCDILKKELGKEIIMWDERLTTVAAHKAMIEGDLSRAKRKKIVDKIAAIYILQGYLDSVYNK, via the coding sequence ATGAGAATACTAGGATTGGATGTGGGAGATAGAACTATAGGAGTTGCTGTAAGTGATCCTTTAGGTTGGACGGCACAAGGAATAAAAACTATAAAGAGAAGTAATTTAAAAAATGACATAAAAGAAATAGGAAATATATGCAATGAATATAAAGTGGAGAAAATAGTATCAGGTCTTCCTAAAAATATGAATGGTACTCTAGGACCACAAAGTGAAAAAGTTATGGAGTTTTGTGATATACTAAAAAAAGAATTGGGAAAAGAAATAATTATGTGGGATGAAAGATTGACTACAGTGGCAGCACATAAGGCTATGATAGAAGGAGATTTGTCTAGAGCAAAAAGAAAGAAAATTGTAGACAAAATAGCTGCTATATACATATTACAAGGCTACCTTGATAGCGTGTATAATAAGTAA
- a CDS encoding DUF1292 domain-containing protein, translating to MENDVTHMTLIDEDGKEIDFEVITKLDIEENEYVIVVPENEDTDEAMALKIDIDDEGNDVLSTIDDDEEFALVLEAYETLFNEEGYELN from the coding sequence ATGGAAAATGATGTAACACATATGACTTTAATTGATGAAGATGGAAAAGAAATAGATTTTGAAGTTATAACAAAACTAGATATTGAAGAGAACGAATATGTAATTGTAGTTCCAGAAAATGAAGATACAGATGAGGCTATGGCTTTAAAAATTGATATAGATGATGAAGGAAATGATGTATTATCTACAATAGATGACGACGAGGAATTCGCACTTGTACTAGAGGCATATGAGACTTTATTTAATGAAGAAGGATATGAATTAAATTAA
- a CDS encoding Fur family transcriptional regulator: protein MGEVSYDKDKMERIKDTLKENGYKLTPQRRAIAEIIINNKGNHLTTEEIYNLVKVNCPEIGLATAYRTVLLLEEMGIVTKLDLNDGCSRYELVSEDEHHQHHHLICTNCNKVLEVEGDLLEALEEKIEKKYEFKIEDHSVKFYGICKDCLKKSK, encoded by the coding sequence ATGGGAGAAGTTTCTTATGATAAAGATAAAATGGAAAGAATCAAAGATACACTAAAAGAAAATGGATATAAATTAACTCCCCAAAGAAGAGCTATTGCTGAAATAATAATCAATAATAAGGGAAATCACTTAACTACGGAAGAAATATATAATTTAGTAAAGGTGAATTGTCCGGAAATAGGTTTAGCAACTGCTTATAGAACTGTACTTCTTTTAGAAGAGATGGGAATAGTAACAAAGTTAGATTTAAATGATGGATGCAGTAGATATGAATTAGTTAGTGAAGATGAGCATCATCAGCATCATCATTTAATATGTACTAATTGCAATAAAGTTCTCGAAGTAGAGGGAGATTTATTAGAAGCTTTAGAAGAAAAAATAGAAAAAAAATATGAATTTAAAATAGAAGACCATAGTGTTAAGTTTTATGGAATATGCAAAGATTGTTTAAAAAAGTCAAAGTAA
- a CDS encoding ribonuclease J, translating into MKKEKDKVKVIPLGGLNEIGKNITAFEYKNDIVVIDCGLKFPDEEMLGIDIVIPDISYLLKNKDRVKGIFLTHGHEDHIGALPYVLKELNVPVYGTKLTLGIVETKLKEHNLLNSVKLNCIKPRDMIKLENCTVEFIRTSHSIADSVAIAIHTPVGAILHTGDFKIDYTPIDGHVADLSRFAELGRKGVVLMLADSTNVERPGYTMSESTVGKTFDNIFTNGKGRIIVATFASNIHRVQQIISTAVKFDRKVAFSGRSMENIVEVAKELGYIKAPLETFIDIDSINKYPDNKVVIITTGSQGEPMSALSRMAASEHRKVNIVPGDTVVISATPIPGNEKLVSRVINQLFQKGADVIYEALADIHVSGHACQEELKLMHTLVKPKYFIPVHGEYRHLKQHRELAEKLGMPHENIIIAENGEVIEVSRDCIKKNGTVMSGQVFVDGLGVGDVGNIVLRDRRHLSQDGILTVVVTIERGTGMVIAGPDIISRGFVYVRESEYLMNEAREVVREVLKKCEENHIVEWSTIKSNIKDALRSFLYEKTKRRPMILPIIMEI; encoded by the coding sequence ATGAAGAAAGAAAAAGACAAAGTAAAAGTCATACCCTTAGGTGGCTTAAATGAAATTGGGAAAAATATTACAGCTTTTGAATATAAAAATGACATAGTTGTAATAGACTGCGGTTTAAAATTTCCTGATGAAGAAATGCTAGGTATAGATATAGTAATACCGGATATAAGCTATTTATTAAAAAACAAAGATAGGGTAAAGGGAATATTTTTAACTCATGGACATGAAGATCATATAGGAGCTCTTCCATATGTTCTAAAAGAGTTAAATGTTCCCGTATATGGAACTAAATTGACTCTTGGAATTGTTGAAACAAAATTAAAAGAGCATAATTTATTAAACTCAGTGAAACTAAATTGTATTAAACCTAGGGATATGATAAAATTAGAAAATTGCACGGTGGAGTTTATAAGAACAAGTCACAGTATTGCTGATTCAGTAGCTATAGCAATACATACTCCAGTTGGAGCAATACTTCATACAGGAGATTTTAAAATAGACTATACTCCTATAGATGGGCATGTAGCAGATTTATCTAGATTTGCAGAATTAGGCAGAAAAGGAGTTGTCTTAATGTTAGCAGACAGTACTAATGTGGAAAGACCTGGATATACCATGTCAGAAAGTACTGTAGGTAAAACTTTTGATAATATATTTACAAATGGAAAAGGTAGAATTATAGTAGCTACTTTTGCATCAAATATACACAGAGTACAACAAATAATAAGTACTGCAGTGAAATTTGATAGAAAGGTTGCATTTTCTGGAAGAAGTATGGAAAATATAGTAGAGGTAGCAAAGGAATTAGGATATATAAAAGCACCTTTAGAAACCTTTATTGATATTGATTCCATAAATAAATATCCAGACAATAAAGTAGTGATAATAACTACAGGTAGCCAAGGAGAACCAATGTCAGCTCTTTCAAGAATGGCAGCTTCAGAACATAGAAAGGTAAATATAGTACCTGGAGATACTGTAGTTATATCAGCAACACCTATACCAGGTAATGAAAAATTAGTTTCAAGAGTTATAAATCAATTATTTCAAAAGGGCGCAGATGTTATATACGAAGCTTTAGCAGATATTCACGTTTCAGGACACGCTTGCCAAGAAGAGCTAAAGCTTATGCATACTTTAGTGAAACCTAAATATTTTATTCCAGTACATGGAGAGTATAGGCATTTAAAACAACATAGAGAATTAGCAGAAAAATTAGGTATGCCTCATGAAAATATTATAATAGCAGAAAATGGAGAGGTTATAGAGGTATCCAGAGATTGTATTAAGAAAAATGGAACAGTAATGTCAGGGCAAGTTTTTGTAGATGGACTAGGAGTGGGAGACGTTGGAAATATAGTATTAAGAGATAGAAGACATCTTTCACAGGATGGTATTTTAACGGTAGTAGTAACTATCGAAAGAGGAACTGGAATGGTTATAGCAGGTCCAGATATAATTTCTAGAGGTTTTGTATATGTAAGAGAATCTGAATATTTAATGAATGAAGCTAGAGAAGTTGTAAGAGAAGTGCTAAAGAAATGTGAAGAAAACCACATAGTAGAGTGGTCCACTATAAAGTCAAATATAAAGGATGCTCTTAGATCATTCTTATATGAAAAAACTAAGAGAAGACCAATGATACTTCCTATTATAATGGAGATTTAA
- the typA gene encoding translational GTPase TypA, translating to MELFTRNDIRNIAIIAHVDHGKTTLVDAMLKESHVFRENEKVEERVMDSNDLERERGITILSKNTSVMYDGVKINIIDTPGHADFGGEVERVLKMVDSVLLVVDSYEGPMPQTKFVLKKALELDLKPIVVINKIDRPDERAEEVLDEVFDLFVELGASDEQLDFPVVYCSARSGIAKKQIEDESENMIPLFDTIIKNVKSPEGYIDKPFQMLITTIDSNEYVGRIGIGKVERGVVRRNQQAALMRKDGSIDNVKISKLYTYNGLNREETEEAKIGDIVAVAGIDDINIGETLADAQNPEALPFVEIDEPTLTMNFMVNDSPFAGKEGEYLTSRHIRDRLLRELETNVSLRVEETDSPDCFKVSGRGELHLSVLIETMRREGYEFQVSKPNVIFKEENGKKLEPIEYLTIDVPEEYMGTVMEKLGPRKGEMVNMTSAQNGYSRLEFRIPARGLIGFRSEFMTDTRGNGIMNHIFDGYEPFKGEMPSKPRGSLVVFETGTAVTYGLYNAQERGELFIEPGTEVYQGMIAGEYSRAGDIEVNVCKKKHLTNTRSSGADDALKLTPITPMSLEGCLEFIAEDELVEVTPVSIRMRKKILDPDKRKRAQIRKKQS from the coding sequence ATGGAATTATTTACAAGAAATGACATTAGGAATATAGCAATTATTGCTCACGTAGATCATGGAAAAACTACTTTAGTTGATGCAATGCTTAAAGAAAGTCATGTTTTTAGGGAAAATGAAAAAGTTGAAGAAAGAGTAATGGATTCTAATGATTTAGAAAGAGAAAGAGGAATAACAATACTTTCAAAAAATACATCTGTAATGTATGATGGAGTTAAAATAAATATAATAGATACTCCAGGTCATGCTGACTTTGGAGGAGAAGTTGAACGTGTTCTTAAGATGGTGGACAGTGTACTTTTAGTTGTGGATTCTTATGAAGGACCTATGCCACAAACAAAGTTTGTTCTAAAAAAAGCTCTAGAACTTGATTTAAAGCCAATAGTTGTAATAAATAAAATAGATAGACCAGATGAAAGAGCTGAAGAAGTCTTAGATGAAGTTTTTGATTTATTTGTAGAATTAGGAGCTTCTGATGAACAATTAGATTTCCCAGTAGTGTATTGTTCTGCTAGAAGTGGTATAGCAAAAAAACAAATAGAAGATGAATCAGAAAATATGATACCATTATTTGACACTATAATAAAAAATGTAAAATCACCAGAAGGATATATAGATAAGCCTTTCCAAATGCTTATAACCACAATAGATTCTAATGAATATGTGGGTAGAATCGGAATAGGTAAAGTTGAAAGAGGTGTTGTTAGACGTAATCAACAGGCAGCACTTATGAGAAAAGATGGTAGTATAGATAATGTTAAAATAAGTAAGCTATATACTTACAATGGATTAAATAGAGAAGAAACAGAGGAAGCTAAAATTGGAGATATTGTTGCAGTTGCAGGAATAGATGATATAAATATAGGAGAAACTTTAGCAGATGCACAAAATCCTGAAGCACTTCCTTTTGTAGAAATAGATGAGCCAACTCTTACAATGAATTTTATGGTAAATGATTCACCTTTTGCAGGAAAAGAGGGAGAATATTTAACTTCAAGACATATAAGGGACAGACTTTTAAGAGAACTAGAAACCAATGTAAGTTTAAGAGTTGAAGAAACTGACTCACCAGATTGTTTTAAAGTTAGTGGTAGAGGAGAATTACATCTTTCAGTACTTATTGAAACTATGAGAAGAGAAGGATATGAATTTCAAGTTTCAAAACCAAATGTAATATTTAAAGAAGAAAATGGTAAAAAATTAGAGCCGATAGAATATCTAACTATAGATGTACCAGAAGAATATATGGGAACAGTAATGGAAAAACTAGGGCCTAGAAAAGGAGAAATGGTGAACATGACTTCTGCTCAAAATGGATATTCAAGATTAGAATTTAGAATACCAGCAAGAGGATTAATAGGTTTTAGAAGTGAGTTTATGACAGACACTAGAGGAAATGGTATAATGAATCATATTTTTGATGGCTATGAACCATTTAAAGGAGAAATGCCAAGCAAACCAAGAGGATCTCTAGTAGTATTTGAAACAGGTACAGCAGTAACTTATGGACTTTATAATGCTCAAGAAAGAGGAGAATTGTTCATAGAACCAGGAACTGAAGTTTACCAAGGAATGATAGCAGGAGAATATTCAAGAGCTGGAGATATAGAAGTAAATGTTTGTAAGAAGAAGCATTTAACTAATACAAGATCATCAGGTGCAGATGATGCATTAAAATTAACTCCAATAACTCCTATGTCTTTAGAAGGATGTTTAGAATTTATAGCAGAGGATGAATTAGTTGAAGTTACACCTGTTAGTATCAGAATGAGAAAGAAAATATTAGATCCTGATAAAAGAAAAAGAGCACAAATTAGAAAAAAACAAAGTTAA
- the mltG gene encoding endolytic transglycosylase MltG, with protein sequence MGKRKKTGKRIFLIFCIVTLSIIGAITYYKNVIKHPFKVKDESFKIMVEEGSGIYTVLNTMKNDGKIKNATLIKKYLKYNNMLLSINPGTYTIKSDATVDEFIEQLNKGIDENTVKITIPEGYDINKIASLLEEKGIIKKEDFIKKCREYEKPKYIKDINNRKYVLEGYLFPDTYNLKKDMDGEKIISIMYNRFEEVVKDLKDQYEIQDEELDKIITLASIVEKEAEVNEERGKVASVFHNRIKKGIKMESCATVLYAMGKHKDKLYYKDLEIKSPYNTYKNMGLPPGPICSPGIESIKATINPEKTNYLYFVSNNDGTHFFTDNYAEFLKVKKITQGD encoded by the coding sequence ATGGGGAAAAGAAAGAAAACGGGGAAAAGAATATTTTTGATTTTTTGTATAGTTACTTTATCTATTATAGGAGCAATTACTTACTATAAAAATGTTATAAAACATCCTTTTAAAGTTAAGGATGAAAGTTTTAAAATTATGGTAGAAGAGGGCAGTGGTATATACACTGTTCTCAATACCATGAAAAATGATGGAAAAATAAAAAATGCAACCTTAATAAAAAAGTATTTAAAGTATAATAATATGCTTTTAAGTATAAATCCAGGAACTTATACAATTAAGTCAGATGCAACTGTAGATGAGTTTATTGAGCAGCTAAATAAAGGCATAGATGAAAATACTGTTAAAATAACTATTCCTGAAGGATATGACATAAATAAAATAGCATCATTATTAGAAGAAAAAGGAATAATAAAAAAAGAAGATTTTATCAAAAAATGTAGAGAATATGAAAAACCTAAATACATAAAAGATATAAATAATAGAAAATATGTATTAGAGGGCTATTTATTTCCAGATACATATAATTTAAAAAAAGATATGGACGGAGAAAAAATAATCTCTATAATGTATAATAGATTTGAAGAAGTTGTAAAAGATTTAAAGGATCAGTATGAAATACAAGATGAAGAATTAGATAAAATAATTACACTAGCATCTATTGTGGAAAAAGAAGCAGAAGTTAATGAAGAAAGAGGAAAAGTTGCTTCTGTATTTCATAATAGAATAAAAAAAGGTATAAAAATGGAATCTTGTGCTACAGTATTGTATGCTATGGGAAAACATAAAGATAAATTATATTATAAAGATTTAGAAATAAAATCTCCTTACAATACATATAAGAACATGGGATTACCTCCAGGACCTATATGTAGTCCGGGAATAGAATCCATTAAGGCCACAATAAATCCAGAGAAAACAAATTATTTGTATTTTGTTTCTAATAATGATGGCACTCATTTCTTTACAGATAACTATGCTGAGTTTTTAAAAGTTAAGAAAATTACCCAAGGAGATTAG
- a CDS encoding O-methyltransferase, which produces MSNITYDYMEEYIRGLIKDEDDLLIELEEFAKENSVPIIHKEVGRFLEVLINIKKPKKILELGTAIGYSAILMEKASQGESSITTIERDKAMVDLATKNIEKSGYKEKIKIVEGDCLEVLSEIDEKFDLIFMDAGKGHYNHFFPECLRLLEDDGIIIGDNVLFRGMVASDHLVKRRKITIVKRMREFLNMVSQDEFLTSIIPMGDGLALITRRNK; this is translated from the coding sequence ATGAGTAATATTACCTATGACTACATGGAAGAATACATCAGAGGATTAATTAAAGATGAAGATGACCTGTTAATAGAATTAGAAGAATTTGCAAAAGAAAATTCTGTACCAATTATTCATAAAGAAGTGGGAAGATTTTTAGAAGTTTTAATAAATATAAAAAAACCTAAAAAAATATTAGAACTTGGTACTGCTATTGGATATTCTGCTATATTAATGGAAAAAGCCTCCCAAGGGGAAAGTAGCATAACAACTATAGAAAGAGATAAAGCTATGGTAGATTTAGCAACTAAAAATATTGAAAAATCTGGATATAAAGAAAAAATAAAGATAGTAGAAGGAGATTGTTTAGAAGTTCTTTCAGAAATTGATGAAAAATTTGATCTTATATTTATGGATGCAGGAAAGGGACATTACAATCACTTTTTTCCTGAATGTTTAAGACTACTAGAAGATGATGGAATAATAATTGGAGACAATGTATTATTTAGAGGAATGGTAGCTAGTGACCATTTGGTAAAAAGAAGGAAAATAACTATAGTAAAAAGAATGAGAGAATTTTTAAATATGGTATCTCAAGACGAGTTTTTAACATCAATTATACCTATGGGAGATGGATTAGCATTGATTACAAGGAGGAATAAATAG